taacaggtgctgttaatgacaccaattagagaagcatcacatgatttttcaaagggtgccaatacttttgtccggttcattttgggagttttgtgtaaaatgatcatgatttgatttttttttttcccccattctcttttgtgtttattcattgcaagcaaaataaatgaagccatgactaccaacgcatttgtaattgcaatcattttttgggagaaattcagcattgtctgacagaattgcaggggtgccaatacttttggccagcactgtaattgTTCTACACCCTCCACCCATACACGCAaataaaaatgtacacacacttgCTCACCtataaacaaaacacaaacatgCAGAACAAACCACACAAAACACCAATAAATAAACAGGCACACATTGCATCCCGATCAAAAAGCGAATATCTTCACTTGCAGTTTTTAACACACAAGTTGGTGTCCGCGCTCATTTATCATGCGGTGTTGAATAAGTGCTGGCGTgtgtattatttattaatttgcgCTTTTCTACGAGGCCAGCATCGATCGTGAATACTTCCAGTGATCAATGGAAGGaactttttgatttatttattcaagcGCGGCGCCAAGATTAACGGGCGCTTATTGTTTATGACGCACCGGTATGTGTGTGCgcatttgtgtttttctttcacGTGTTGAGTGTGAATTTGAAGCGCCCACTTTGCTGACTCATGCACTGAAAGtttttccaaaaacattttcataTGAATTGGAATTAAGGGGTATGGCAGTTTGGTGGTCAAAAATGGTACTGCCACAAGGATCCAAATAGTGACGCCTCCAATCTACTTTTTGATGAAAATGCATTCTGTATCACAATAAAACCAATGTTGcatttcaatccccaaaaaggcAGAGGCTAACAAACTACACACTAAATTTAGCAACAATCAtgtgaacatacagtatatcaaagaaGGTTCAGGGGTTTCAAGTCAATGTCTGTATGCCATCAGTATGTAAAGTGTATCTAGTGTGTTTATCTATGCAAAGTGCGTGCGTGTTGCTATGATCACATGTGGGTGTGTTTGAGAGTAGAGAGAATAAATCAGCTCTCACACTTCATCAATACCTACTCAATCatctcaacacacacacacacaagtgtTTTTATCTTCTTCCTTCCATTATCATCTTGGTTGTCTCCACTTTGAGGAAAGGACAACATGGTCACAGTACTACCTAGTAGTCCTACAACCAACAGGGTCTACTTCTGACCAAAATGGATTAGCCTGGAACTCAATGTAGATGATGGCTCCTGACACCCGGTTCCAGGAACTCGTCGTCGTTAGTACTCAAACGACTCTCGGACTAAATGTGTccaatgtttgtattttttgccgTGTCTGTGCATAAACAACGTAAGCAGGCGTCGGAGCCAAAATCTTCCTATTGACATTTTGCACATcagcagacactttttcattTTCGTCTTCATTTATTGAACCGGGCGACTCCGGCCCCATCACCGTGACCGCCACAATTTCTCCGCTGTGATTTATGCACACACAACTCACGCTCACATTACGCGATACGAACATAAGCAAAAAATCTCCGATAGATCATCGCCCGCGTACACAAAAACGTGTAGGTGTTTCATCGTTACTTCAGgtctaaatatttttgtattagatgttGTTAACAGACCTGTCGGGGTTCTGCGGGCAGACGTGCATCTGTAGCAAAATCCTCTGCGTGAACGTCTTGAAGCATTGTCCGCACTTCCACAAATGCCAGTCGCTGAACTCGCTGTTGAGCTGGCTGGTGGACGTGGGACTAGCCAGGACTCTTTGGTTCTTGGAGGACAGCTGGCCGAAGGACGACTCGGACGACGAGAACGGCGCCACGTTCTTGTCCAGCGCGGAGAAACTTCTGCCGCACGACGCCTGGGGAAACACCATGGAGCGCACGGACGACGACAAAGACGTCGCCGTCGAACACGCTTTGCCGCTCTTGCCGAAGGATTGCTGCTGTTGCAAGGACTCCTGGCGAGACATCACCTCTGAAACGGACGTCGGGACGTTCACTGCGCGGACAAAAAAACTATGCTTAAAATCAGGGATCCCAGTAGATGGTGTATACACGTTCTTCATCAATCATCTGGGCTTTGTCAAAACATGACCCATCGGCCCATGGGCTCATTTAATCTGAGTGAATCTCTCTGCAATTCTAGACTCCACGCTAGCGCTCtggaagaaagaagttaagactCACGGTTTTCGTCCTGAGCGACGCACTGCAGCGGAATTCCAAAGAAGGACGTGTACGAGTCGTTGTACCACACCAGAAGCTCGCTTCCACGAGGGATGTCCAGGCATGCCCGGTAGAAGATGCTAGACCTAAAACACATGCAAGTTCCTTCAAGACCATTGCATTATCTTACTCTACGCGTGtcattgtttttgtcaacgacaacGACGTTTTTTTCCATGACGACGACCAACGAAAAACATCTCGCACCAGtgtaacataacgagacgattaccgttttttgtctgacgagaccagAACAAGACAAAAATAGATAGCAGTTTCTGTCATACCTTTACAACGCGTGATATTCTCTTATCGTACCTACAGTTAGTCAGCCTGCGTTGTAGAAGGGTATGAGTGGTGCCACTCAGGTGACAAATAGTGGTGTGTGTTTTCTAAGCTAAGTGGAAAATGGCCTCATACGTAAATGCTCACAAATATTAGAATCGTGTGAGTAATTTATAGAATGCAAGTGATGTGCATTGGATTTGAGAAACACACCACAGGCTGAGGGAAACTTCTGCGAGGCAAGGGGTGTATTTGTTTTTCATGCCTGATGAAACGCTTTGATACGTGCGACACCGCTGACCTCTGTGTCGGAGCACGCGCAGATTAAGCTTTCCCTCTTCTAAGtttttcgttttatctggagtGAGGTCAGGGCTACGTTTGATTTAAGGGTCGGCCGCTCCCGACAGAGTTGTCATGTCGGCTTCACCCCTCCTTGCTGTCACAATTGCAAATAAAATAGCTCGACACGGCATGAGGGTGTTTGTACCTGTACTGAACGACCATCATGTTCTGCTCTCCGCAGTGTCGGGCGCATCGGATGTACCTCATCCAGCTGGACTTAGCCGGATCGTTGCCATCGAGAAAGTGACACAACGTTCCCTCCGAGTCGTAGATCTGAAACATATCGATACCGCGCGTATGTTCCAACATGAAAACGGCACATCATTTTGGAGGCGCTCTTGAAGGTTAAAATGACATATTAGGACGCAAACAAGCGTGTTCAATGTTTTCAGGATTTTCTTCTGGCTCACTACATTATCTTTGTttgaccacacacacacacacaccattaACAAGCTCTTAACATGACAGTATCTGACCATGCAAGAGTGCACATTAAGTGCGTTTATCTCAATGTGTTAGCGTGACAAAAGCCACTAATGCAGTCACGGTTATCAAATGCAGAGTGCGGCGCGCACACTTACTGTATCCACTTTATGATAAACACACGTCACACAAGAGTTGATCAAACCACTTGACGCTCACACGTAAAGACGTCTGGCACTTTGTGGCACCGAAAACAGATTTTATTTCGGGAAGGCTAGCACCACATAGCATAGCGCCACGGTGAAAGTACAGTGCTGCTgctgtcgtcgtcgtcgtcgagTCCAAATGGTGTAAAAGTGTTTGTGAGAGAAGATCAATGATCCCACGCTTGAGTTGTACACAAAATCAATCAAAGGCACTAATTCTGCCGTTATCTGCTCTCTTCATCACAACTCCTCTACATCACGGCACTCATCCGCCCTTCGTGGCTTTAGGATCACTTCTGGTGACACTTAGTCATCTCCCACTCAAGAAGATATCCAGAATAACATTGCATTTCAATCCAATCCACAACATCTGGTACAGCAACGTAGCCTATTTGTATCTGTGTAACATTGTATTGTGTAACATTGACTCACACACTGATATGCTTCATACTCCTATCACACCATTTTCTCATATTTCATAATTGAGTCCTGTTCAAAACTAGGTTGACGAAAATTCACATCACTCGGCTCCAACGGTTTATACCTCGTCGATACCGTGTTACAACTCAAATCCCACCAGTTTCAAACCTGTAACCACTCCCATTTGACAGTAACTAGTCCGTTTCAATTTAGCGGTTATCGAGTTCACGCCACAATCACACTATAGTCAAATGTTGTTTATACAGtctatatactagtccttctcaacaaataaagcatattgcgataaagttcattattttctataatgtactgataatcattagactttcatatattttagattcattacacacaactgaagtagttttaatattgatgatttgggcaaaaaagtccagaaaaaacaaaaatccctatctctgaaaatttgcatatcatgaaaaggtactctaaagaagctactacctaatcatctgaatcaacgaattaactcaaaacccctgcgaaagattcctgaggcttttaaaaactcccagcctggttcattactcaaaaacccctatcatgggcaagactgccgacctgactgctgtccagaaggccatcattgtcaCCCTCaaacaagaggctaagacacagaaagacatttccgagcgaataggctgttcccagagtgctgtatcaaggcacctctgtgggacggaaaaagtgtggcagaacAATCATAAGAGGTGaccacaccctgagaaagattgtggagaagggccaattCCAGACTTTGGGGgagctgcagaaacagtggactgagtctggagtggaaacgtccagagccaccgtgcacaggcatgCGTGAAACAGCAACAGAAGCGCCTgagctgggctacagagaagcagcattggactgttgctcagtggtccaaagtactgttttcagatgaaagcaaattttgcatgtcatttggaaatcaaggtgccagagtttgaagGAAGaccggggagaaggaaatgccaaaatgcccgaAGTCCAGTGTCACGGACCCACagacagtgatggtctggggtgccatgttcgCTGCTGATGTggatctactgtgttttatcaagggcagggtcaatgcagctagctatcaggagattttgaagCACcttatgcttccatctgctgaaaagcttaatggagatgaagatttcatttttcagcaccacctggcacctgctcacagtgccaaaaccactgataaatggtttactgaccatggcattactgtgctcgattggcctgccgactctcctgacctgaaccccatagagaatctgtgggatattgtgaagaggaagtggagagacaccagacccaacactgtggatgagcttaaggctgctatcgaagcatcctgggcctccataacacctcggcagcgccacaggctgattgcctccatgccacgccgcattgaagcagtcgttTCTgcgaaaggattcccgaccaagtattgagtgtatacctgatataattaattgaaggactttttttgtattgaaaaaaaaaaacactttttttctatgggtcctatgaaatatgcaaatttttttgtgGCTGACGCCCACAGATGATCAGCATTGCCCCGACCGCAGGTACCAATCCGGGACCGATGCCCCTTCGCCTCGGACCGGCCGCGCGGATCCGTTGCCCCGCCTCTCGGCCCCCTTCAAAAAGTCTGTGAAAGGTTGTCACTTCCCTGGATGCTTAGTGCATGTTGCTCAAATTGGACCCTGAACTCAGTTTTTCCTCTGTGATGCTGAttataacaaaacaaacatgtGGCGTTTGGCAAAGAGCTCAATCGCCCAAAATTGGCGACCGACAAGTGTCATTTGTTCACGATTGTCAGGTCACGCTCTAACACATAACTTGGTGTGTGGCCAGCCTTTGAAACCTCCAACgttaaactgccttttttttttttttaataaaaagcaCAGCCGTCTACACATGTCACACCAGGAACCAGAGTTAGAATGAGAAGCAGAACCAGAATCAACAAGTAGCCACTGCTGGCATAACGCTCTTAGTGGGTCGCCTCATCCATCAGCTCATTAGacgtcaaaaaaatatttgcacaaGCGCTGGCCATACCTTCTCACGCTGCTAGCGCGAGGGTCGGGCATCAGGCAACCAACCAGCTAGCACCACATATGCACACACAATGGAACACACgtatcaacatactgtatatacatttaacCACGCCATCAATAGATAacaacacagacacacactgTAGGAATCCACAATGAagtgaaaaatatttcatttcttCTCAGGTCACAGCTAAACATTTATGGCAAATAATTGTTTTGCCTCAATGACCTTAGTTGATTAGGATGTGTCGTCACTAAATTGGTTGTATTGGTAAATGAATGAAACAAAATATCCCTTATTGCGACAGGCATAGTTTTACTGGAGCGCCTCTATGGGTCTGTACTAAAAAGAAGAGCTCTTTACCTCCCACAAGTGCCGCGTGTTCCTGGAGGATCCGCAACGGACTTTGTCCAGCATGAGGGGGGTACCCTGGAAAGGTCCGATCCAGGTACCCTGGGGGATTCTCTGGGCGGCGCAGATTCCGTAGCCGAGGCCGGGAAGCGTGCTGGTGCAGAGACACACCTGAACACGCCAGCGATTGAAGAGCGGGTCAAGTCGCGAGACCTCcgcgggcgggcgggcgcgcGCTCACCTCTCGCGGAAGATCTCTGAGCCAGTCGGGAACATCGGGGAGAGCGAGGGTGGCCGGGGCGGCGCTGCTGGTGCCCACCAACCTCCGCAGGGAATGAAGCGGTCCGTGCATGGGACACTCGCCGTTGCGGTTGTCCGCACACATGTCGCAGCCTGGAAGGGAAGGGAAAATGGCTTCTGGCTTACTGGGGTTCTCttgaataaagttttttttttttgtatgtttacGTTGGCCGATTTGAAATCATTCCCGACATATCTCCGTGTTGAGCGCAGCGGCGGGCCGAGAAGTGTCGGTCGCAGCGCCGGAGTGTGATGAAGTGTGACACTAATTGAGGTCAATAATTGACGCGCCGATGATTATCTGGACTCCAAAATTCCCGGCAGGAAATCCCGCTTGTTTTCTCTCGCGTTTTTCCCAAAACTGAAATATCGGCAGCGCGGCAAGAGTGACGGCCGTTGACGGATGAAGTCATGAGGCGCGCGCGCGCGGCAACTGGTTTCTTAACGCTCCGCTAAACGGGAACAATGTCAAACAAACATTCCCACTTTGGGAAAGTTGACACACACGGAATGGGATCTCACGAGCATCAGAAGCTTGTTCCGCCTAGCAACAATACACAGATTTCTGCGACATGATTACAAGTAGAAATATAGAACACACTACAGACATCTGATTTCACATTTCCAACAATGTGACCAAATATTTGAAAATCAGTCAACTGTGACAAGCTAATGTTGACGACGATTCTGAAAAATAACTGATAGGAATATAAAAAATGCTGGTTGCATAAAAACTAAAGCATATAGGGGTGAAAAAAATGATAGCAGATTTGAAATCCGCCACCATAAATTGCATAATgtcagttataaaaaaaaaaaaaaaaaacacaaaaaaaactgcgcaacagaaaatgatttaaatatTTGGGCTAGTGTAATCAATGACAAATCAGCCAATGAATTCAATATACTATACAAAAAAATAGAGAAATAAACTAGGCTCTTATTTGCTCCATTAATACAGGCTGCAAATTACAAAGACTGCCTTTATATGTTGCCGTGGTGCTGTCAATTGAATTGTAGTCTTTGGAAAACAATTTGCTTTCATAGTTTTAAACTGATTTTCACTGAGCATCATAAATTTTCCAGTTATTTTGAGGCGATTTAGAAGCTCGAAACTAACCAGGAGTTGTTCATCAATGATCATGtttaaatagttttttgttgAGCTGAGTGCTTATCTTCTAGGCGTTCTTGTTGTTTATTTCAATTTCATGATCGTTGTCACCAAAaaatggctgtcaaaatgagtaaAAGTATCTATTAGGTATGTACAGCATCATAACCATCCTAACCTAAACGGAATGTTATTTCTTATTATTTTGaatctgcgtgtgtgtgtgtgtgtgtgtgactgcTTTATTTACACACTAAACACTTgattctctcacacacacacacacacacttcctcgtgcccccccccccccgggacctccATATGGTTGTGTTGGGATGATAAATAGCGTTCCGCCGGATCGATCCGCGGCCCCCCTTCCACATACACACACTTTTCGTCCCCCTCATCACGCCCCCCAAACGCAAAACTATATGCGGCAATTAATTCCCGCTTGTCCCGCCATCCCTCATCGGGCCTGCCTGCGCATATCGACGCAGATTACTGCTGATGAACCGTTTTATCACACGCGCGCATGTGCGaacgcacgcgcgcacacatCTTCATCACGTCACTTTCGTGGGCGCGCAAATAAACGTGAGGAAGGATATATGCTGTGTCTTTGAGATGctacatttaacatttaaatgttcaaattagACTTTGTGGGGACATGTCATCAAAAATGCAATGACGTACTATGCTTTTGAAATCTTTTGCATATCTATACGGTATGAAATGAGTGTATTCCAAAtgtattttgaatgaatgataAAATGATAACGCGCAGTGTTGACGGTCAATGACGCATTAAGTGCAGATTATTCATTTTGCTGATCAATAATTTGAAAGTGAAATCTGAGTGATAATCAATCACAGCTTGAGGGTTGCTGACCTCTGATGTCACACGTTGGAAAATAGCCACGCATCATTTggtaaaatatgaaaattgttttttttttttacacttgcaaatatatatgatatacgtatattataaatataaatatttcatcattcttaaaatgttatttttaattataaactAGTTTGAAAAATGTCAATTGCTGTAACATTTATAAAAACTAGCTCAAATAAGAGGAACCATCTGTATTATattttagagggaaaaaaaatctgaaatcaCATGCTAAATATAAATTCAAATTTCTAACACGAAGTactaaaagaaataaatgaataccttTCCATCAAGAATAGGGTACTATTTCAACAACATTACAttttacatttatattttataaaaaaaaaaaaaaaaaaaaaaaaaaggatgtgatattaatgtactgtatgtgcataTACATGTTTTTGTGTACGCGTGTTCATACGGTTGTTGACGTCCGCGTTGTGGCTGTTGATGGGTATGATCTCCATCCTCTGTTGTCCATACAAGAAGTAGTCCAGCTCCTCGGCGGTTAGCTTGATTCTGCCCCCCGCCTGCTGTGCGGTCTTCCCGCCTTCCTCGCCGCCGCTCTTGACGCTAGACGACACCACCCCGACGCTCTGCTCCTTCACCTGCAGGAGGCGTCCCGCCGCGGGGTTCTCGGCGGGGTGCGCGTCCCCACCGGGGCCCGCCGGGACCAGGGCCTGCCCGTAGAGCGCCACGTGTTGGCCGAGAGGAAACTGAGCCGCCGCCGCcgcagaggaggaggaggaggaggcaaGGACGGCAGCCCCCGTCGAGGAAGTGCAATGCGGGGGGCC
This sequence is a window from Corythoichthys intestinalis isolate RoL2023-P3 chromosome 13, ASM3026506v1, whole genome shotgun sequence. Protein-coding genes within it:
- the prdm6 gene encoding putative histone-lysine N-methyltransferase PRDM6 isoform X1, translating into MLKPGEAAAAAAASAFLKVDASSYLHHWQQLFPHTPLKPPLPSPSGPPHCTSSTGAAVLASSSSSSAAAAAQFPLGQHVALYGQALVPAGPGGDAHPAENPAAGRLLQVKEQSVGVVSSSVKSGGEEGGKTAQQAGGRIKLTAEELDYFLYGQQRMEIIPINSHNADVNNRCDMCADNRNGECPMHGPLHSLRRLVGTSSAAPATLALPDVPDWLRDLPREVCLCTSTLPGLGYGICAAQRIPQGTWIGPFQGTPLMLDKVRCGSSRNTRHLWEIYDSEGTLCHFLDGNDPAKSSWMRYIRCARHCGEQNMMVVQYRSSIFYRACLDIPRGSELLVWYNDSYTSFFGIPLQCVAQDENLNVPTSVSEVMSRQESLQQQQSFGKSGKACSTATSLSSSVRSMVFPQASCGRSFSALDKNVAPFSSSESSFGQLSSKNQRVLASPTSTSQLNSEFSDWHLWKCGQCFKTFTQRILLQMHVCPQNPDRPYQCGHCSLSFSQPSELRNHVVTHSSDRPFKCGYCGRAFAGATTLNNHIRTHTGEKPFKCERCDRSFTQATQLSRHQRLPNECKPNGEGSAAGESIEVD
- the prdm6 gene encoding putative histone-lysine N-methyltransferase PRDM6 isoform X2, which codes for MLKPGEAAAAAAASAFLKVDASSYLHHWQQLFPHTPLKPPLPSPSGPPHCTSSTGAAVLASSSSSSAAAAAQFPLGQHVALYGQALVPAGPGGDAHPAENPAAGRLLQVKEQSVGVVSSSVKSGGEEGGKTAQQAGGRIKLTAEELDYFLYGQQRMEIIPINSHNADVNNRCDMCADNRNGECPMHGPLHSLRRLVGTSSAAPATLALPDVPDWLRDLPREVCLCTSTLPGLGYGICAAQRIPQGTWIGPFQGTPLMLDKVRCGSSRNTRHLWEIYDSEGTLCHFLDGNDPAKSSWMRYIRCARHCGEQNMMVVQYRSSIFYRACLDIPRGSELLVWYNDSYTSFFGIPLQCVAQDENLNVPTSVSEVMSRQESLQQQQSFGKSGKACSTATSLSSSVRSMVFPQASCGRSFSALDKNVAPFSSSESSFGQLSSKNQRVLASPTSTSQLNSEFSDWHLWKCGQCFKTFTQRILLQMHVCPQNPDRPYQCGHCSLSFSQPSELRNHVVTHSSDRPFKCGYCGRAFAGATTLNNHIRTHTGEKPFK